The sequence ATTCACTacagggggtgaacccaagtcTTGTCCATTCAAGAATGATTCCGTGAATTTCAGATACCAAGTATTCagcaagacaaaaaaaaagtagttagCAAGACTTGAGCTAGAAACATAATAACTTGAAAGCTAAGCTAAGTTATACAAACTCTAAAGAattaagaggaagaagaagttggaatctcaaacaaaacaaaaatatatatataaaataaactctAACTAAACTGAAGTGTCTCCTTCCACCAAATATTTTGCTGTCTCTTGAAGCTTTCGTATGACACAAACCTCACCTTACAGTTTGGTACAACCTTAGTTTCCTCCACAGCAATTTCTAAGAATTGCCTTATCTTACCGGCAAGTATCAAAACACATAGTCTCATACATTCCTCTATCTCTCCTGCTCTGCTTTCGAGCTTAGCTTGCGTCACCATGGAACCAAACACCATGACCAGCTTCGACGATAAGGTAATAAGAGTAACAAATATGGACACTTGTTTCCTGCGTTTTATTCTTTCATATGGGTTTGCGTAGAAACCTCAAAATAACTTTTTTGCTGATGCAGCATCGTCATTCCTCCTTCTCGTCAAAGATCTGTAGAATCTGTAGCTATGAGGTCAAAGACGGGGACAATGGCCAGACATTCGTGGCGTGCCACGTGTGTGCATTCCTCGTTTGCAAACCTTGTTATGAGTGCGAGCGTCGCAACGGTGAAAATTGTTGCCCTCAATGCAACACTCCCTACAAACCCAACAAAGGTAAACTTAACTAGACCTCTGTTTTGGTCTAACAAATCCTTACCTAACTTGCCACTTAcgtttgttatttatttttttttaaaaggctctccaagaagatgaagacgaaGAAAACAATGGTCCGGTTGATTCAGATGGTGAATTGGATATCAAGAATCGAAAGGATGCTTCCTCCATTCACCAGAATTTTGCCTATGGATCGGTAACTTATGACTGTTCGATGTTTAGTCTTCATTaactatcttcttttttttttttgaaaaatgttaaatttgattCAAAAGAAAAGACAATGCTACTTGTTTATGACTCTTtccaaacataaaataaaatataggatCTCCTCTACTTGGTCATTGGCTGTCTTCCCCCATCTCGAATCAAGATTCTGAATATTTTCTGGCTATTGTAGGAAAATGGAGACTACAATAGTAAGCAGCAACGACGTCAAAATGGCCGAGCCTTTTCTTCCACCGGAAGTGgtatacatacacatatatattattcgtCATTTATGCATACATATAAAACTAAGAGAAAAAATTTGAGACTAGCTTCTGTGTGATTTGATTTGAAGTGCTGGGGAAAACGATCGACAACGGAAGCAATTTTCTATCTGGAAGACATCGAAGAAGGCTCGAAGGGTACGAGCACGATAAATCGTCTCTCATGTCGCAGAAAAACTTCGAGAAGAGATTTGGGATGTCCCCTGTGTTCATTGCATGGACGTTGATGGAAAAGCGAGGGTTACCAGAGGCGACGAACACGAGTTCACTGATCAAAGAAGCGATATATGTCATTAGCTGTGGATAGGAAGAGAAGACTGAATGGGGCAAAGATATCGGATGGATCTAGGATCAGTGACAGAAGATTTTAgatagtttttattatattttctggggtttttttatacatatataatggggtttttagtaattaaacccctcaactaaaaatgaatcgtaagaaaaaccctcaactaaaaatctgtgaaataaaccctcaactttagttccgttaacatatgttaccctccgtctaaaaaaccgtgacggagggtgacatatgttaacggtttataagttgagggtttataatgttgaaaacttagttgagggttttttttacgattcaaaaataattgagggtttttatcactaaaagtcattaaagggtttttaagttatttattatccatttatacattgttttagattgatttgtaagcatttaaaactaatttatatttttaatacattaatctattataaaattaatttatacatcttaaattaataattttcaacacgatttacaacttattataacttcaaaatattaaattatttgatatttggcaatagtgatataaaaaaaaattgtatgtttatatcgtcattttcaaatataaaataattgaaagtttctaagttatattaagtcttaagtagtgttgaggataattcatccatgaagtcaatctttctatttggagtatgacgtactttttcttattttcatgattttcgtcatcaggctcatactttcctattttcctatattgttcttgatttattgtattactttatgtttcaaatatattattgatcaagaaaataaaaatataatgtagttattcagaaatcaatgagaataaaaataattatgcaTTATTTTGGGAAACAATTACACCAAAAGGCAGTTTTGACTTTTTAATATCACATAAAGACAGTTTCTTATACCAACACAGTTTCCACTAACAGCTTCCTTTTGGACCAACTACCTAGTTATGTGCTAACCAACCCACAACTTAACTAGATTTTGTTATTAGCGGGAGATTCCCCCAGCCGTTGATCCCCACACCTCCTAGATGGTCCAGATTTATTCTGCTTTTTCTTGACAAGACtgatatctgtttttttttcagccCTCTGATTTGCTTTTTCACTTTACACATCTACGGTTTAGATTACATGGTCATGAAAAAGTCAATCTAATCTCTCCCCTCTTTGTTTTTCATTCCCGTCCTTTCACAAAGCAGAAACCGTTTTCATCCTCCGTTCTCCATGGCTGACCACTGCATGGTTATCCCCGGTGAATGGACCTCCGCTGGTGAGCTCTGGGAGTTTGTAATcgacaagaagaagatgtccAGGATCGTGCCCATTCACCCTGGAGTATCGTTGTCTGAGCTTCGAGATAATGTCGCCAAGGAGTTCTACACGTTCACCGTCCCAGCTCTGCCGTCTACTCTGAGTTATTGGCCTCCTAACAGTAAGGAGCTTGCGACAGGGCTCACCACTCCACCGATTATCATGACCAACGACGGGGCCATATCATATTTAGTCCACCACCTAGCTATAAACCCAACCATGAACTTGTTCGTCACTTTTGATGCAAAAGGTGAGCAACCGCAACAAAGTCAAGTTGCTGAAAATCCTCACCCTTTAGTAACATCCAACCAACCCATAAAGCCAAACTTCAACCCTTTTCGCCCTCTTTCATCCACCTCCTCCAAAATCCCCAGCTTTTCTCTTTTTGATGAAGACGAACTCCTTGAAGAAACCCCCCTCCACCCAACTAACGAAAACATTCCCCCCTATTCTGATGGTACATCTCCACCCCCAGGTCCCTCTAAAAGAACCCGTGTCTCAATCCAAGACGAAACACTTTCATGCGGAGATGAAATGCTAGAACAAATGTTCAATGAGGACCCCGACAACATCCCCGAAGATTGGCAACTAGACGACGAAGATGATACCGAGCCTGAAACTTCAGACCCTCTCGAGACAGTCCCGCTTAGTGGTTTTGACCATGAATTTTGGGAACCTTTGATAGGGGAAAACCTGGGCGGTTCCGATGCAGCTGAGGTCATGGCAGGGTTACATGTTCCAAAAACCGCCCCTGAAACCTATCAATCAACTACCGGCAGCGTATTTGACCATACCGTCCGTTTATCCGGCGAAGATGATACATATTGGAAGAGAGACCTTGATTTTCTAGGTGTACACCAGAAGGAGCGCCCGCCTGGACAATCTAACCCGACGTACACGCGTGCGCAAAAAGATCAACCCCACACTCCTTACTCCCGTGGACATTCCGATACTCCGTACACGCGTACGCCAACTGGCACTCCGTACACGCCGCATGTGGGTGTACATCCTAGAACACCGTACACGCAAACAAGGAGAGGTGAAACGTCTCCGCGTACACCACAACCAGAACACGGTCACCCGCACCCGCCCATCCCTCAGACCCCACCCCACCGGGAGACTAGGCCGCTATCTGAGATTAGTGATGAGGAATTTGATATCCCCCCTCTCTATGACGACGTTTCTTACGAGGCTGATGATGTACCGGATCTTAACCTAGACGAGAACGATACAGAGTCCACAGTGGGAAAGCTATACGCCACCAAGCAAGACTGTCAAATTTCCTTAGCTATCTATGCTATCAAGAAGCGCTTTCACTTTAGGCAAACCCGGACCACAAGGAACTCATTTGTGCTCAGTTGCCACGACACCCACTGTGATTGGCGCATATATGCCAAAGAACTCTCTACATGTGGTTATTACACTATAAAGAAGGCGAAGCTGGATCATACATGCCCTTTGGACCTGCGTGATCAATACAAGACGAAGGCCACCTCTAATGTCATTGCTCATGTCTACCGTTCCCGTTACGGTGAACCAAATGACGGCCCAAAAGCTGATCAGCTACAACAACTTGTGCTGGAGGACTTGCGTGTCTCTGCCTCGTACATGAAATGTCACCGTGCCAAAGAAAAACCTATCGACATCACTGTTGGTAATGCAGAGGACTCCTATCTTAACCTTGCTGCATACTTTGAA comes from Brassica rapa cultivar Chiifu-401-42 chromosome A02, CAAS_Brap_v3.01, whole genome shotgun sequence and encodes:
- the LOC103848855 gene encoding cellulose synthase A catalytic subunit 4 [UDP-forming], with translation MRSKTGTMARHSWRATCVHSSFANLVMSASVATVKIVALNATLPTNPTKALQEDEDEENNGPVDSDGELDIKNRKDASSIHQNFAYGSENGDYNSKQQRRQNGRAFSSTGSVLGKTIDNGSNFLSGRHRRRLEGYEHDKSSLMSQKNFEKRFGMSPVFIAWTLMEKRGLPEATNTSSLIKEAIYVISCG